In the genome of Perca fluviatilis chromosome 4, GENO_Pfluv_1.0, whole genome shotgun sequence, one region contains:
- the LOC120556767 gene encoding lectin-like, with product MKNFLSINDQLHQDQFLTSNNGQFKAIFQGDGNFVVYDSGNRPVWASGTDGSGAVHVLMQADGNLVVYNQHGQAKWSSGTYINSPCEMCRLELTDGGKLELTRNFQRVWSS from the exons ATGAAGAACTTCTTGTCTATAAATGATCAGCTCCATCAGGACCAATTTCTGACTTCCAACAACGGGCAGTTTAAGGCTATCTTTCAG GGAGATGGTAACTTTGTCGTCTATGACTCTGGCAACCGGCCTGTGTGGGCCTCAGGCACTGATGGATCAGGTGCTGTCCACGTGCTCATGCAGGCTGACGGCAACCTGGTTGTTTACAACCAGCATGGCCAAGCCAAGTGGAGCTCAGGGACGTACATCAATAGTCCGTGCGAAATGTGCCGTCTTGAGCTGACCGATGGCGGCAAACTGGAGTTGACCAGAAACTTTCAAAGAGTTTGGAGC
- the LOC120556803 gene encoding lectin-like has product MKNFLSINDQLHQDQFLTSNNGQFKAIFQGDGNFVVYDSGNRPVWASGTDGSGAVHVLMQADGNLVVYNQHGQAKWSSGTYINSPCEMCRLELTDGGKLELTRNFQRVWSS; this is encoded by the exons ATGAAGAACTTCTTGTCTATAAATGATCAGCTCCATCAGGACCAATTTCTGACTTCCAACAATGGGCAGTTTAAGGCTATCTTTCAG GGAGATGGTAACTTTGTCGTCTATGACTCTGGCAACCGGCCTGTGTGGGCCTCAGGCACTGATGGATCAGGTGCTGTGCACGTGCTCATGCAGGCTGACGGCAACCTGGTCGTTTACAACCAGCATGGCCAAGCCAAGTGGAGCTCAGGGACGTACATCAATAGTCCGTGCGAAATGTGCCGCCTTGAGCTGACCGATGGCGGCAAACTGGAGTTGACCAGAAACTTTCAAAGAGTTTGGAGCTCATGA